One Chitinophagaceae bacterium genomic window, TCATAGGGGTTTAAGGTTCCGGGGTCGATGTTAATATAAGGATCGAACTTTTGAATAGTGACACGAAAACCTCTGGCTTGTAGTAGCTTAGCCAATGATGCTGCATATATACCCTTTCCGAGAGATGAAGTTACTCCGCCGGTCACAATAATATATTTGGATGTTTTGTGCCCTTTCATTTTGTTTTTTTTCAAAACTAAAAAAAAACTTTCACTCAAGCTTAAATATCTTACTTCATAATACGGAAATAAAAAAGATTTATCAAATTTGAAAAAAGATTTAACAATAAATTCAACTTTTACAAAATCTCTTCTATTTTTGCTAATTAAAACAATAAACATGAAAAAATTAAACGTATTATTATTGGTTTTTGTAACCATCGCTTTCTGGGGATGTCGTACATCTCCAAACGCATGCTTTACAGCAACTGAAACTACCGTAAATCCCGGAGAAAGTATCACTTTTACAAGTTGTTCTGATGATGCCGAAAGCTATCGTTGGGATATGGGAGACGGAACAGAAGCTACCGGCTCTACCGTAGAACATTCTTACAGTGCTCCCGGCACTTACCTGGTTGAACTGGCTGCTATACATAAAAATGAAAGAATGCTTGACAGAACATCTAAACTGATTACTGTAAACGATACAACTGAAGGGCCTCTTTACATTACTAATATCAGAGTTTTAGATTTCCCGGAAACTAAACCGGATGGTTCTGATTGGGATACTCCTCCTGCTCCGGGCGTACCTTGTCCTGATGGTTGCCCTTGGCCGGATGTTTTTGTTCGTATGACTATATCTCAAACAGGATGGACTTTTAATACGTCAACATTTGATGATGTAAATCCGGGTGTTGATTTACCAATCAGCTGGGATTTAAGCCACCTTACAATTCTTTTAGATAACAGAAACTGGAATGTCCAAATGAGAGATAATGAAGCTCTTGGCAGTGAACTAATGAACGAATGGGTATTTAATCCATACGAGCTAAAAGGAAATGGTTTAATCAGATTAGAAGAAGGAGATTTTATAGTAGAAATTGAGTACGAGGAAAGAAAATAATAAAAATAATTTTTTAAGTAAAAAGCTGTCTTCAATAAAACGAAGGCAGCTTTTTTTTTGCATGTTTGGAAAGTTTAAATTTTATTCAGTATATTTATAAGCAATTAACTAACAACCTTATATGTAAACTATGATTGGGAATATAAATAAGCTGAAACCGGGTATAAGAAATATATTGATTGGACTTAGCCTCATACTTGCATTTGGAGTTGCCGCAAATATTGAAATGCAAAACTTTCTGATGACAGCAGGTTTGTTCTTCTTAGTGTTTTTAGGATACTGGTTAATAATAATTGCAATAACTTCGATATTTCTAAATAAGGATTAATCACCTTTTTTTGACCTTTACACTTAAAGATTTGTTTTTTTTAAATAAAAAACTTTAAGTTCGTTTAAATTAATACCTTTTTATTTTTACTGCTACAAATGAATAAAAGTATACTATCAAATTTACTTAGAAAAACCGGCTTGCTCCATCTTGCCGATAAAACGAAGTTTTTCCTTGAAAAAGTGAAAAACAAAAAGATTAATAATCAATTTAAAGAAGAACATCCGCATATAAAACTACCTCCCGATTACTTAATTTACGAATCCTTTCAAATGAACTACCGGAAATATTATACCGGTGGAAAAGCTACCGCCAATTGGTTGACAGAGATAATTAGAAAACATACTGATCTGGAAGAAAAAACTATATTAGATTGGGGTTGCGGACCCGGAAGAATTATCAGGCATCTGCCTCAACTGACCAAAAATTGTAAACTTTACGGTACTGATTATAATCAAAAAACTATTGATTGGTGTAAAAGAAATTTGGGAGGTATTCATTTTAACTTAAACAGCTTAGAAGCTAAACTACCCTATTCAGATGAACAGTTTGATATAGTTTACGGTATCTCGATTTTTACTCATCTCTCTGAAAAAATGCATAATGAGTGGTTTGATGAGTTATACAGGACGACTAAAAAAGGAGGTATTATGTTATTTACGCTGCAGGGAGATAACTTTAAAGGAAAGCTTAGCGGGGCAGAATTAGAACAATATGAGAATAATAAATTAGTGATTAGAGGTGGAGTAAAAGAAGGGCATCGAATTTTTTCTGCTTTTCACCCAAAAGAATACGTAAAAAATTTATTTAAAAAAGCAGAAATTCTGGAACATATAGAACCTAAACCTATAAACAGACTGGACACGCCTCAGGATATATGGATAATTCGAAAAACTGCTTAATCTCTAACACCTGTTCTTTCACGACCACCACCGGCAGGTTGCTTTTCTTTTTGTTCTGTCTCTTCTTTTAGCAAAACAATTGGATTCAATAAATCAGCTTTAGATAATGGCCTGTACTCAGTTCTCCAGTTAAAACCACTTAAATGATACTCTGATGGATGACTATTTCCAATCGGGTAAAATCCGGCTTCAGGGGATTGCCTGAAATGAATTCTTTCTATATTATTATCCAGAAAAAACAATGA contains:
- a CDS encoding PKD domain-containing protein, which translates into the protein MKKLNVLLLVFVTIAFWGCRTSPNACFTATETTVNPGESITFTSCSDDAESYRWDMGDGTEATGSTVEHSYSAPGTYLVELAAIHKNERMLDRTSKLITVNDTTEGPLYITNIRVLDFPETKPDGSDWDTPPAPGVPCPDGCPWPDVFVRMTISQTGWTFNTSTFDDVNPGVDLPISWDLSHLTILLDNRNWNVQMRDNEALGSELMNEWVFNPYELKGNGLIRLEEGDFIVEIEYEERK
- a CDS encoding class I SAM-dependent methyltransferase, which codes for MNKSILSNLLRKTGLLHLADKTKFFLEKVKNKKINNQFKEEHPHIKLPPDYLIYESFQMNYRKYYTGGKATANWLTEIIRKHTDLEEKTILDWGCGPGRIIRHLPQLTKNCKLYGTDYNQKTIDWCKRNLGGIHFNLNSLEAKLPYSDEQFDIVYGISIFTHLSEKMHNEWFDELYRTTKKGGIMLFTLQGDNFKGKLSGAELEQYENNKLVIRGGVKEGHRIFSAFHPKEYVKNLFKKAEILEHIEPKPINRLDTPQDIWIIRKTA